A window of Haliscomenobacter hydrossis DSM 1100 contains these coding sequences:
- a CDS encoding c-type cytochrome: MKNFKYILYSVVAVGLLYACTPAGGNYAGTEYMPDMAHSVGYESQSYANYKRNNWDSASVINRKFLSQPMDPASGTIPRGYAGFSYSGPEAYDSIMNILRGGNQLNAIAVPVNGKVPYHYGDTEDERIRASKDIVGNPFPISEAGLAKGKELYDIYCGICHGEKADGAGYLVRDANPAKGDLGGVYPAAPANFMLDTFYISTNGRFYHAIMYGKNVMGGYAEKLSFEERWQVIHYIRSLQATAKGLAYSASANTLNPNFGVPAAQVKKIASAPVSAPAPSNSGGGGGNKPKGGK, translated from the coding sequence ATGAAAAATTTTAAATATATTCTTTACTCGGTAGTGGCTGTCGGACTGCTTTATGCGTGTACTCCTGCGGGTGGCAACTATGCGGGCACGGAATACATGCCCGATATGGCACACTCGGTAGGATATGAGTCGCAATCATACGCCAACTATAAGCGCAACAACTGGGACAGTGCGAGTGTAATCAACCGCAAGTTTTTGTCTCAGCCGATGGATCCGGCCTCCGGAACTATCCCGCGTGGTTATGCCGGATTCAGTTATTCTGGGCCGGAAGCTTATGACTCCATCATGAACATCCTCAGAGGTGGCAATCAACTCAATGCCATTGCCGTACCGGTGAATGGTAAGGTGCCTTACCACTACGGAGATACGGAAGATGAGCGCATTCGTGCCAGCAAAGATATTGTAGGCAATCCATTCCCGATTTCGGAAGCTGGCCTGGCCAAAGGCAAAGAACTGTACGACATTTACTGTGGCATTTGTCATGGGGAAAAAGCTGACGGTGCTGGTTATTTGGTGCGTGATGCCAATCCGGCTAAAGGCGATCTGGGTGGTGTTTATCCTGCTGCTCCGGCCAATTTTATGCTGGATACGTTTTACATCTCTACCAATGGTCGTTTTTACCATGCCATCATGTACGGCAAAAACGTCATGGGTGGATACGCCGAAAAGTTGAGCTTCGAAGAAAGATGGCAAGTGATTCACTACATCCGCTCCTTACAAGCTACAGCCAAGGGTTTGGCCTATAGTGCAAGTGCAAATACCCTGAATCCAAATTTTGGTGTACCTGCAGCACAGGTCAAAAAAATCGCTTCAGCTCCGGTTTCAGCACCAGCACCATCCAACAGTGGTGGCGGTGGTGGAAACAAACCAAAGGGTGGTAAGTAA
- a CDS encoding OmpA family protein, with translation MTALLVFLSLILIAVIAIQIGKVTELAAKIRGEEEMQEIINGRQGIYMFVFMIAFLVLTAYTGALYKNYYLGYGPMTAASAHGGKIDAMFNVTLIICGIVFVITQILLFYYAWKYSGRRNAKARFISHDNKLEIIWTMIPAIVMAFLVVRGLDAWNEIMADIQPGEDYMEIEATGFQFGWALRYPGPDGKLGTKNFRLISGANPLGQDWTDEKNVDDFHADELVLPKGKKIRVRITSKDVLHNFYLPHFRVKMDAIPGIPTYFVFEPQKTNEEFREQLRNYPEYQVPSDPKDPNSKPKWEAFDYELACAELCGNSHFAMRKTVRIVEPDAYEMWAAQQKSYYLSNIRFKDEDPNKEKLFSSEIETRKEEFIEALDTALTTAKKTVQFSYVTFATGSEKLTGVSRYELDNLVEAMKEKKGLKIQLAGHTDDIGEDAQNLALSQKRADAVMKYLVSKGVDASRLSAKGFGESQPVAANDSDDNRAQNRRTEFRVVGQ, from the coding sequence ATGACTGCTTTGCTCGTATTCTTAAGTCTCATCCTGATTGCTGTGATTGCCATCCAAATTGGCAAGGTAACCGAATTGGCGGCAAAAATTCGGGGTGAGGAAGAAATGCAGGAGATCATCAACGGTAGGCAAGGGATCTACATGTTTGTGTTTATGATTGCCTTTTTGGTGCTCACGGCCTATACTGGTGCATTGTACAAGAACTATTACTTGGGGTATGGCCCAATGACAGCAGCTTCGGCGCATGGGGGCAAGATTGACGCCATGTTCAATGTTACCTTGATCATTTGCGGAATCGTGTTTGTTATCACCCAGATCCTGCTGTTTTATTACGCCTGGAAATATTCTGGCCGTCGAAATGCCAAGGCAAGATTTATTTCCCACGACAACAAGCTGGAGATAATCTGGACAATGATCCCTGCAATAGTGATGGCGTTTCTGGTTGTCCGCGGTTTGGACGCCTGGAACGAAATTATGGCTGATATTCAGCCGGGTGAAGACTATATGGAAATTGAAGCAACCGGTTTCCAATTTGGTTGGGCCCTGCGCTATCCAGGACCAGATGGTAAATTGGGTACCAAGAATTTCAGACTCATCTCCGGCGCTAACCCATTGGGCCAAGACTGGACCGATGAAAAGAACGTCGACGATTTTCATGCCGACGAACTGGTGTTGCCCAAAGGAAAGAAGATTCGGGTGCGGATCACCTCTAAAGATGTGTTGCACAACTTCTACCTACCCCATTTCCGGGTAAAAATGGATGCCATTCCCGGTATTCCTACCTACTTTGTTTTTGAACCACAAAAAACAAACGAGGAATTCCGCGAGCAATTGCGCAACTATCCTGAATACCAGGTGCCTTCCGACCCAAAAGACCCAAATTCCAAACCGAAGTGGGAGGCATTTGACTATGAACTCGCTTGCGCGGAGCTTTGTGGTAACAGCCACTTTGCCATGCGCAAAACAGTGCGAATTGTGGAACCGGATGCTTATGAAATGTGGGCTGCCCAGCAAAAATCCTATTATTTGAGCAACATCCGTTTCAAGGATGAAGATCCGAACAAAGAAAAACTGTTCTCTTCAGAAATCGAAACCCGGAAAGAAGAATTCATCGAAGCACTGGATACCGCGCTGACGACCGCCAAAAAGACCGTACAATTCAGCTACGTCACTTTTGCAACAGGTTCAGAAAAACTCACCGGCGTTTCTCGCTACGAGTTGGACAACCTGGTCGAAGCGATGAAAGAGAAGAAAGGGTTGAAAATCCAACTTGCCGGTCATACTGATGACATCGGTGAAGATGCGCAAAACCTGGCACTTTCTCAAAAAAGAGCCGATGCAGTGATGAAGTACCTGGTAAGCAAGGGTGTTGATGCCAGTCGTCTAAGTGCCAAAGGTTTTGGTGAAAGCCAACCCGTGGCAGCAAACGACAGCGATGACAACCGCGCGCAAAACCGCCGCACGGAATTCCGTGTAGTTGGTCAATAA
- a CDS encoding cytochrome c oxidase subunit I, producing the protein MAHVANHPMTQEEELIEKLGYDDHFHEHHEGDRYQSNFINTYVFSMDHKIIAKQFLITGMFWALIGAGMSLIFRLQLGFPEESMAWLKPLLGKWIIINAETGMGTLSQDFYYALVTMHGTILVFFVLTAGLSGTFSNLLIPLQLGARDMASPFLNMLSYWFFFMSGLIMFFSLFVSTGPFSGGWTAYPPLSALPQASAGSGAGMTLWLLSLVFFVVSVLLGGINYITTVLNLRTKGMTMWRMPLTIWAFFVTAIIGLLSFPVLVSGFLLLMFDRGMGTSFYLSEIFVGGQALDHVGGSPVLYQHLFWFLGHPEVYIIILPAMGLVSEVLAVHARKPIFGYKAMVFSILAIAFLSFIVWAHHMFMSGVNPFISNFFVVFTLIIAVPSAVKVFNWISTIYASNFRFTAASMFAIGFVSMFISGGLTGIFLGNSAIDIQQHDTYFVVAHFHIVMGVAAFFGMFAGIYNWFPKMYGRFMNETLGKIHFWGTMIGAYAIFWPMHYIGMAGVPRRYYRFDTFASFSHFDDLNKFITIAAIATFAFQVLFVVNFFYSIWKGKKMTNPNPWGATTLEWTTNIKPVHGNWTGKIPTVHRWAYDYGKDGKEFISQITPLAEGEVAGDH; encoded by the coding sequence ATGGCTCACGTAGCAAACCATCCAATGACGCAGGAAGAAGAGCTGATTGAAAAGCTGGGATATGATGATCATTTTCACGAACATCACGAAGGCGATCGCTATCAGTCCAACTTCATCAATACCTATGTATTTAGCATGGACCACAAGATCATTGCCAAACAATTCCTGATCACCGGGATGTTTTGGGCTTTGATTGGTGCGGGCATGTCTTTGATTTTCCGTTTGCAATTGGGCTTTCCGGAGGAAAGTATGGCCTGGTTGAAACCTTTGTTGGGCAAATGGATCATCATCAATGCGGAAACCGGAATGGGAACACTCTCGCAAGATTTCTATTATGCGTTGGTGACCATGCACGGAACCATCCTGGTGTTCTTTGTATTGACTGCCGGATTGAGCGGCACTTTCAGTAACTTGCTCATTCCGTTACAGTTGGGTGCGCGAGACATGGCTTCGCCATTTTTGAACATGCTTTCCTACTGGTTTTTCTTCATGTCGGGATTGATCATGTTCTTCTCGCTCTTTGTGAGTACCGGGCCATTCTCCGGTGGTTGGACGGCCTACCCGCCGCTCAGCGCATTGCCACAAGCCTCGGCAGGTTCTGGCGCAGGGATGACCTTATGGTTGCTCAGCCTGGTGTTTTTTGTGGTCTCGGTTCTTTTGGGTGGTATCAACTACATCACTACGGTATTGAACTTGCGTACCAAGGGGATGACCATGTGGCGGATGCCATTGACCATTTGGGCATTTTTTGTAACGGCCATCATCGGTCTGCTCTCTTTCCCCGTGTTGGTATCTGGCTTCTTGCTGCTGATGTTCGACCGTGGGATGGGCACCAGCTTCTACCTGAGCGAAATTTTTGTAGGTGGTCAGGCGCTTGATCACGTAGGTGGTAGCCCCGTATTGTACCAGCACTTGTTCTGGTTTCTGGGTCACCCTGAAGTGTACATCATCATTCTGCCAGCGATGGGCTTGGTTTCAGAAGTACTTGCGGTACATGCACGCAAACCCATCTTTGGCTATAAAGCAATGGTATTTTCAATTTTGGCCATTGCGTTTTTGTCCTTTATTGTATGGGCCCACCACATGTTTATGTCTGGGGTTAACCCATTCATCTCCAACTTCTTCGTTGTATTCACCTTGATTATTGCGGTGCCTTCAGCGGTGAAAGTATTCAACTGGATTTCTACGATTTACGCCAGTAATTTCCGCTTTACGGCGGCCAGTATGTTTGCGATTGGGTTTGTTTCGATGTTCATTTCGGGTGGTTTAACGGGAATTTTCCTGGGTAACTCGGCAATTGACATCCAACAGCACGATACGTATTTCGTAGTGGCCCACTTCCACATTGTAATGGGCGTTGCCGCATTCTTTGGGATGTTTGCGGGTATATACAACTGGTTCCCCAAAATGTACGGACGTTTCATGAACGAAACCCTGGGCAAGATTCACTTCTGGGGTACGATGATTGGAGCTTACGCCATTTTCTGGCCTATGCACTATATTGGTATGGCTGGGGTGCCACGCCGTTACTATCGGTTCGATACGTTTGCCTCTTTTTCTCATTTCGATGATTTGAATAAATTCATTACGATCGCAGCCATCGCTACGTTTGCGTTCCAGGTTTTGTTTGTAGTCAATTTCTTCTACAGCATCTGGAAAGGCAAAAAAATGACCAATCCTAACCCTTGGGGAGCTACTACCCTGGAGTGGACGACGAACATCAAACCCGTACACGGCAACTGGACGGGTAAAATTCCAACCGTTCACCGTTGGGCGTACGATTATGGCAAGGATGGCAAAGAGTTTATCTCCCAAATCACCCCATTGGCCGAAGGAGAAGTGGCTGGAGACCACTAA
- the cyoE gene encoding heme o synthase, with amino-acid sequence MAVKTAVQKPLAAFWQKAEDFKLLVKLRLTLTVVFTSVMAYLIAVPGPASGLGIAVLCLGGFLVTAAANILNQVLEKDFDRLMKRTANRPLATGRMKVADAVLMAGLMSMVGITALAFFNPWTAFFGTLALVSYAFLYTPLKRISPIAVAVGAIPGALPTLIGAAAAEGYISALGLTLFTIQFFWQFPHFWSIAWLGKEDYELAGYKLLPGPEGQKEKYTGLQSFLYALVLIPVGFLPLSLGVAGWVATSCIVVSSIFFTYLGWRLYRNNDRKSALHLMFFSFVYIPLVLGVLLLDQI; translated from the coding sequence GTGGCGGTAAAAACAGCAGTTCAGAAACCTTTGGCCGCTTTTTGGCAAAAGGCAGAAGACTTCAAATTACTGGTGAAATTGCGTTTGACCTTAACGGTGGTTTTTACCTCGGTTATGGCCTACTTGATCGCAGTACCTGGTCCGGCATCGGGCCTAGGGATTGCTGTGTTGTGTTTGGGTGGATTTTTGGTTACCGCAGCGGCCAATATTCTTAATCAGGTTCTGGAAAAGGATTTTGATCGACTGATGAAACGTACGGCCAATCGCCCATTGGCCACCGGAAGAATGAAAGTTGCGGATGCCGTGCTGATGGCTGGACTAATGAGTATGGTAGGCATCACCGCGCTGGCCTTCTTTAATCCCTGGACTGCATTTTTCGGGACCCTTGCCCTGGTTTCTTATGCGTTTTTGTATACCCCATTGAAAAGAATATCACCAATTGCAGTAGCGGTTGGTGCGATCCCCGGTGCTTTACCAACCCTGATTGGTGCTGCGGCAGCAGAAGGGTACATTTCAGCACTTGGGCTTACGTTGTTTACGATCCAATTCTTCTGGCAATTTCCCCATTTTTGGTCGATTGCCTGGTTGGGAAAGGAAGACTATGAGCTGGCTGGTTACAAGTTGTTGCCCGGGCCAGAGGGCCAGAAAGAAAAATACACAGGCCTGCAATCCTTTCTCTATGCTTTGGTGCTCATTCCGGTGGGTTTCCTCCCTTTGAGTTTGGGCGTAGCTGGATGGGTCGCAACAAGCTGTATCGTGGTGTCCAGTATCTTTTTTACCTATTTGGGTTGGCGCCTCTACCGTAACAATGATCGCAAATCAGCGCTACACTTGATGTTCTTCTCATTTGTGTATATTCCGCTTGTTTTGGGCGTTTTATTGTTGGATCAAATTTAA
- a CDS encoding cytochrome c oxidase subunit 3, with the protein MEGSFPNAYGRNKIHPQAFALLVACASIMMMFAAWTSAYLVRQAAGNWLEFSLPQVFTLSTVIILLSSFTLHVAYRAFLKGNEKVYRYGLVATVLLGVAFLYTQYQGWLTLAGIGIELTTNPSGSFVYVFSYVHAAHVVGGIAILALATAHAFLLGLKATPKRKHRFELTLIYWHFVDLLWVYLFFFLMTQM; encoded by the coding sequence ATGGAGGGAAGTTTCCCCAATGCTTACGGTCGGAATAAAATACATCCTCAGGCATTCGCGCTGCTGGTAGCTTGTGCGAGTATCATGATGATGTTTGCCGCCTGGACCAGTGCTTATCTGGTGCGGCAAGCTGCGGGCAATTGGCTGGAATTCAGCTTGCCACAAGTGTTTACGCTGAGCACAGTAATCATCTTATTGAGCAGTTTTACGCTACATGTTGCTTACCGTGCTTTTTTAAAAGGTAATGAAAAAGTCTATAGATACGGGCTGGTAGCAACCGTACTGCTCGGCGTTGCCTTTTTGTATACCCAGTACCAAGGTTGGTTGACACTCGCCGGAATCGGAATCGAACTCACAACCAATCCTTCGGGATCATTTGTATACGTTTTTTCTTATGTGCATGCTGCTCACGTCGTAGGGGGAATTGCCATCCTTGCGCTGGCTACTGCGCACGCTTTTTTGCTGGGATTAAAAGCCACCCCAAAGCGAAAACATCGTTTTGAACTGACTTTAATCTATTGGCATTTTGTAGATTTGCTCTGGGTTTATCTCTTTTTCTTTTTGATGACCCAAATGTAA
- a CDS encoding cytochrome c oxidase subunit 3 — MANTDTALEHHVHEHDHQGDAWSGAQSPFKVSYGKIMMWYFLLSDAFTFAGFLITYGALRFSSPTWPVPDFVFATDPFGISNFFGKAPLIFVTFMSFLLIISSVTMVRAVQEGHRENKNGVLIWMILTIFGGLGFLSCQAWEWTNLISKENMSLTRNTFGTHTADGYYLDHDGKKSAETFREGESYLIHRHAAGGHGAEHGEAGHGAAHEYKTGDHAGYMMDEKGFVHRKYVYAEGPLKGQTQTEQFGPAAFGALFFFITGFHGFHVFSGVLFLLIIALNVASGVYVARKNGYEMVEKIGLYWHFVDLVWVFVFLVFYLL; from the coding sequence ATGGCGAATACAGATACCGCACTTGAACACCACGTTCATGAACATGATCACCAAGGCGATGCTTGGTCTGGGGCACAATCCCCATTTAAGGTCAGCTATGGCAAGATAATGATGTGGTACTTCCTACTATCGGATGCCTTTACCTTTGCCGGGTTTTTGATCACTTACGGTGCCCTGCGTTTCAGCAGCCCCACCTGGCCGGTTCCTGACTTCGTGTTTGCTACCGACCCATTTGGAATCTCCAACTTCTTTGGTAAGGCGCCCTTGATTTTCGTAACCTTTATGTCCTTTTTGCTGATCATCAGTTCCGTTACGATGGTTCGTGCAGTACAGGAGGGGCACCGCGAAAACAAAAATGGGGTATTGATCTGGATGATCCTGACCATCTTTGGGGGATTGGGCTTTTTGAGCTGCCAAGCCTGGGAGTGGACCAACCTGATCAGCAAAGAAAACATGTCTTTGACTCGGAATACTTTTGGCACGCACACTGCTGATGGTTACTACCTGGATCACGATGGTAAAAAAAGCGCTGAAACCTTCCGGGAAGGGGAAAGCTACCTGATCCATCGTCATGCTGCGGGTGGACATGGCGCTGAGCACGGTGAAGCTGGACATGGTGCCGCCCATGAATACAAAACGGGTGATCATGCTGGATACATGATGGACGAAAAGGGTTTTGTTCATCGCAAATACGTCTATGCCGAAGGACCGCTTAAAGGCCAAACCCAGACCGAACAATTTGGTCCGGCAGCTTTCGGTGCGCTGTTCTTTTTTATCACCGGCTTTCACGGTTTCCACGTGTTCTCAGGGGTACTCTTTTTGCTCATCATCGCTTTGAATGTGGCCAGTGGAGTATATGTAGCCCGTAAGAACGGGTATGAAATGGTTGAGAAGATAGGCTTGTACTGGCACTTTGTAGACTTGGTCTGGGTCTTTGTATTCCTGGTATTTTACCTGCTTTAA
- a CDS encoding cytochrome C oxidase subunit IV family protein, whose protein sequence is MSNLSYEESKKRVRYGLVLLAVVTGIEVLISLFGKGHMISSVHGNIFVLATCGVLIAGLSLYKAYFIVYEFMHMKYEVKGLAMSVILPMLLLIWAIIAFFHEGNAWKYRRDDIKKRDSLPAAPAQESGLLPAHTYQMEWKG, encoded by the coding sequence ATGTCAAATTTATCTTACGAAGAAAGTAAAAAACGCGTGCGTTACGGCCTGGTGCTATTGGCAGTGGTCACGGGTATCGAGGTATTGATCTCGCTATTTGGCAAAGGCCACATGATCAGTAGTGTTCACGGCAATATATTCGTGCTGGCTACCTGTGGGGTGTTGATTGCTGGATTGTCCCTTTACAAAGCCTATTTCATTGTGTATGAATTCATGCACATGAAATATGAAGTCAAGGGCTTGGCCATGAGTGTGATATTGCCCATGCTCCTGCTCATCTGGGCCATTATTGCCTTTTTTCATGAAGGAAATGCCTGGAAATACCGCAGAGACGACATCAAAAAACGGGATTCACTGCCCGCTGCACCAGCCCAGGAAAGCGGTTTGTTGCCTGCGCATACTTATCAAATGGAATGGAAAGGGTAA
- a CDS encoding DUF420 domain-containing protein, with protein MEANVQLEKKLNVAAWIITVAVLGLVGMMRRIKIPVPESLDLGFLPPFHATLNALTAVVLLVALYFIKQKKIQQHRNAIYVAISLSVLFLLSYVAYHFTTPETLFGDANHDGILSEAEKVAVAGIRPFYLVLLLSHIALAAGIFPFILFTFIRAYTNQIDRHRKMARWVFPLWLYVAITGPVCYFMLMPYY; from the coding sequence ATGGAAGCTAATGTACAACTGGAGAAAAAACTGAACGTAGCCGCCTGGATCATTACGGTAGCTGTACTGGGCCTGGTCGGGATGATGCGCCGAATAAAAATTCCTGTACCGGAGAGCCTGGACCTGGGGTTTTTACCTCCTTTTCACGCTACCCTGAATGCCCTGACCGCGGTGGTTTTGCTGGTCGCCTTGTATTTCATCAAGCAGAAAAAGATACAACAACACCGCAATGCCATTTATGTGGCCATTTCCTTGTCGGTGCTCTTTTTGTTGTCCTACGTTGCCTATCACTTCACGACCCCGGAAACCCTGTTTGGTGACGCCAACCACGATGGCATCCTGAGTGAAGCCGAGAAAGTAGCCGTAGCAGGCATCCGGCCTTTTTACCTGGTATTGTTGCTGAGCCATATTGCGCTTGCGGCGGGGATTTTCCCCTTTATTTTGTTCACATTTATTCGGGCTTATACGAATCAAATTGATCGGCACCGCAAAATGGCGCGCTGGGTTTTTCCCCTTTGGCTTTATGTGGCTATTACTGGTCCGGTTTGTTACTTTATGTTGATGCCTTACTATTAA
- a CDS encoding DUF423 domain-containing protein: MRNLFLRIGSLLGFLAVALGAFAAHGLRPHLSPKSFETFETAVRYQFYHALAILMVAILSHFGKKGALRLAGWAFTAGVALFSGSLYALSTRELHGVSVGWLGPITPLGGLCFLIGWGAVFYSSFFHYDRSVKGSGVD; encoded by the coding sequence ATGAGAAATTTATTTCTGCGCATTGGAAGTTTATTGGGATTCTTGGCCGTCGCCCTGGGCGCATTTGCAGCACATGGCCTACGCCCCCACCTGAGTCCAAAATCATTTGAAACTTTTGAAACTGCAGTTCGATACCAGTTTTATCACGCACTCGCTATTCTAATGGTGGCCATTTTGAGCCATTTTGGAAAAAAGGGCGCCTTGCGCTTGGCGGGCTGGGCTTTTACTGCCGGAGTGGCGTTGTTTTCTGGATCACTGTACGCCCTGAGTACCCGGGAGTTGCATGGAGTTTCTGTTGGCTGGTTAGGCCCCATCACCCCTTTGGGTGGTTTGTGTTTTTTAATTGGCTGGGGCGCTGTATTTTATTCCAGCTTTTTCCATTACGACCGATCTGTAAAGGGGAGTGGCGTAGATTGA